CCGGCCTGGCGCGGGCCGCGCGGGGCACCTTGAGCATCCGCGTCCGCTGGCCCCTGCGCGACCTGCCGAACTTCAAGGCGCAGGTCATCCCGTTCCGCTCCCGCGCCGTCCGCCTCACCACGCGCAACGGGGCGTCCGAGCTGGTCGACAGCCGTACGCTCGCCCGCAACCCGGGCGTGGCCGAGGCGAGCGCCAGCATCTACCTGGTGGCCGGGGACGGCTACTCGGTCCTCGCCCAGGCCTTCGCCGAGTCGGACCCCGCCGGCGGGGCCACGCCCATCGCGCAGGGCACGGCCGCCAATGTGCCCATCCGGGCCGGCAAGACCGTCCAGGTGCCCATCACGCTCACGGCGGCCTACGCCCCCACGATCACCGGGCTGAACCCGGGCTCCGCGCCTTTCGGATCCGATGTGACCATCACCGGCACGAACTTCGGCGCGTCGCTGGGGCTGGATTTCGCGGTGACCTTCGCCGGCGTGGCCGCCGCGGCGACGCGTTCGAGCGATACCCAGGCCATCGCGCGGGTGCCGGTCGGTCCCAGCGGCAACGTGGTGGTGATCGTGGACGGCGTGCCCAGCACGTCGGTCGCGCCCTTCGCGACCACCCAGGGCTTCGTCGCCGCGGTGCTCGAATCCTTCGCCCTCTTCGAGCGCAGCGGATTGCTCGTGACCGTGCGGGATTCCGGCCTGCAGCAAGCGACCCCGCCGCCCGCACCCGGCAACGGCAACGTGGGGGCGGGCCTGTCGGGCACGACCGCCGGCGCCGCGACCCCCGCGCCGACCCCGGGGGCGGGGACGATGGGGGCCAACCTGAACTCCGTCGTGACAGGCGCGACCCCGGCCCCGACACCCGGAGCGGGCAACATGACCGCGAACCTTTCCTCGACCGTGACGGGCGCGACCCCCGCGCCGACGCCCGGGGCGGGGACGGTAAGCACCAACCTGACCTCGGTCGCGACGGGCGCGACCCCGGCGCCGACGCCCGGGGCCGGGACGGTGAACACCAACCTGAGCTCGGTCGTGACGGGCGCGACGCCGCCCCCGGCGCCGGGACTCGGAACAATCGGAGTCATCCTGCAATGACCCGCGAAGGGAGGCACGCGATGATCCCGCAACTGACGGTGTTGCTGGGCGTTCTGGCCTTGGCCCTCTCGGCAGGGTGCACGGCCCGGTCGGTGGGACCCCAGCCTGCCGGCGGCACCGCGCCGCCACCCGACGCCGGCCAAGTGGTGGTGCTGGATCCCGACCGCTTCGGCGGGGAGACCGGCCGCATCGAGGTCACGGTTGGCCGGCCAGGCGCCTCGCGGCGGGTGCAGGACTTTCCGGACACCACGCGGCGCTTCCTGCTCACGGTCAATGCGGTGGACATGGTGGCCCCGGCCACCGCCGAGATCCTGATCGAGGGTGCAGTCGCGACCGCCGGCGTCCAGATCGCCGTGCCGGCGGGGAGCAACCGCAGCCTCAAAGCGGATGCCAACAACCTGGGCGGCATGGTGGTGTCCCGCGGGGCGACGTCGGGAATCACGGTGAGCGCGGGCCAGACTACCGCGGTGTCCCTGACCATGACGACCCTGGTGGGGGACGTGTCGGGCAGCGTCAAGAACTTCAACACCGGCGGGGACTACGCCAACGTCACGGTGGCCGGAACGCTTGCCACGACGTCCACGGACGCCTCGGGATCCTACCTGCTGCGCGACCAGGCGACCGGCAGCCAGTTCCTGACGTACAAGGCGCCGGGCGCCGGCGCGCCGCTCGTGACGCAACCAGTCACCGTGTTCGCCGCCACGACCTCTGCGGCCAGTCCGGTGGGGCTCTTCGGTGCGGGCCCCACAGTGAAGAAGAACGACACGAGCACCTATTACGGAGTGACCGCGGTGTCGGCCAGCGAAGCGTTCGCGCTTGGCAGGACGTCGGGATCGGCCGGCGTCGTGGTCCGGACGACCGACGGCGGCCAGACGTGGACCACCGTGAGGTCGGTGGGAAGCAGCACCTACTACGAACTCAAGTTCCTCAACGCGACCGACGGCTTCCTCCTCGGCACGCTCGATCTATGCAAGACCACCGACGGCGGCGCCACGTGGTCCCAGGTGACCAGCACCCTCTATGGATACTCGCTGGGCCTCTTCGATGCGCTCAACCTCGCCATCGCCTACTCCACTACCTTCAAGCGGTCGGCCGATGGCGGCCTGACCACCGCTGGGCAGTACACGACTCCCTCTCTCTGCGGCATTTGGCCCATAAGCTCCAGCATCCT
This window of the Candidatus Tanganyikabacteria bacterium genome carries:
- a CDS encoding IPT/TIG domain-containing protein encodes the protein MSIRVRWPLRDLPNFKAQVIPFRSRAVRLTTRNGASELVDSRTLARNPGVAEASASIYLVAGDGYSVLAQAFAESDPAGGATPIAQGTAANVPIRAGKTVQVPITLTAAYAPTITGLNPGSAPFGSDVTITGTNFGASLGLDFAVTFAGVAAAATRSSDTQAIARVPVGPSGNVVVIVDGVPSTSVAPFATTQGFVAAVLESFALFERSGLLVTVRDSGLQQATPPPAPGNGNVGAGLSGTTAGAATPAPTPGAGTMGANLNSVVTGATPAPTPGAGNMTANLSSTVTGATPAPTPGAGTVSTNLTSVATGATPAPTPGAGTVNTNLSSVVTGATPPPAPGLGTIGVILQ